In Chitinivorax sp. PXF-14, one genomic interval encodes:
- a CDS encoding carbohydrate kinase family protein gives MHALICGSMAFDTIMVFQDRFRHHILPEKVHMLNVSFLVPEMRREFGGCAGNIAYNLKLLGGSPLVMATVGDDFAPYQARLESLGIAQQHIQRVPQSFTAQAFITTDLDDNQITAFHPGAMTQSHLNRVADAKQVSLGIVAPDGRDGMLQHAREFKAAGIPFIFDPGQGMPMFNGEELLAFIELADYVAVNDYEAQLLQERTGLTLDAIAGKVRALIVTRGGEGSQIYADGERLDIPCVQAEAVVDPTGCGDAYRAGLMYGIMHSLGWLKTGRLAALLGALKIARRGAQNHVFDRGAIAAMYLEQFGERLW, from the coding sequence ATGCATGCGTTGATTTGCGGTTCCATGGCCTTCGACACCATCATGGTGTTCCAAGATCGTTTCCGGCATCACATCCTGCCGGAGAAGGTGCACATGCTCAATGTGTCGTTCCTGGTGCCGGAGATGCGCCGTGAGTTCGGTGGCTGTGCCGGCAACATCGCCTACAACCTGAAGCTGCTCGGCGGCTCGCCGCTGGTCATGGCGACGGTCGGCGACGATTTTGCCCCCTACCAGGCCAGGCTCGAATCGCTGGGGATCGCCCAGCAGCACATCCAGCGCGTGCCGCAGAGCTTTACCGCGCAGGCATTCATCACTACGGATCTCGACGACAACCAGATCACGGCCTTCCATCCGGGGGCGATGACACAGTCGCACCTCAACCGGGTTGCCGATGCAAAGCAGGTGAGCCTGGGCATTGTGGCACCTGACGGGCGAGATGGCATGTTGCAGCATGCCCGCGAATTCAAGGCGGCGGGCATCCCGTTCATTTTCGACCCGGGCCAGGGCATGCCGATGTTCAATGGCGAAGAGCTGCTTGCCTTCATCGAACTGGCGGACTACGTTGCTGTCAACGACTATGAGGCGCAGCTGTTGCAGGAGCGCACCGGCCTGACGCTTGATGCGATCGCCGGCAAGGTGCGCGCACTGATCGTCACGCGCGGCGGCGAAGGGTCGCAGATTTATGCTGACGGTGAACGCCTCGATATTCCCTGCGTCCAAGCGGAAGCCGTGGTGGACCCGACCGGCTGTGGCGACGCATACCGTGCCGGCCTGATGTACGGCATCATGCATAGCCTGGGCTGGCTCAAGACGGGCCGGCTGGCGGCACTGCTCGGCGCCTTGAAGATCGCCCGCCGTGGCGCCCAGAATCATGTGTTCGACCGCGGCGCCATCGCGGCCATGTATCTTGAACAATT
- a CDS encoding PilZ domain-containing protein gives MEHRLQSRAHLKTWVRVIPPAGHGLLGNIEDISTGGLGVLHDRPMPIDTECNVYFMLPLGAFETIVQARCRIAACHQQDAACFHIGLQFLDFVTDTREAQDAIHRFQHQLQTAGR, from the coding sequence ATGGAGCATCGCCTGCAATCACGCGCCCACCTCAAGACCTGGGTGCGCGTCATCCCGCCTGCCGGCCACGGCCTGCTGGGCAATATCGAAGATATTTCCACCGGCGGCCTGGGGGTTCTGCACGACCGCCCCATGCCGATCGATACCGAATGCAACGTCTATTTCATGCTGCCGCTGGGTGCATTCGAGACCATCGTTCAGGCACGCTGCCGGATCGCGGCCTGCCATCAACAGGATGCGGCATGCTTCCACATCGGGCTGCAATTTCTCGATTTCGTGACGGACACGCGCGAAGCTCAGGACGCCATACACCGCTTTCAGCATCAACTACAGACTGCCGGCCGGTAA
- a CDS encoding OmpA family protein — protein sequence MKKVNSGIALGLLVALAISACATDEYGRSRPLTNAETGAIVGSVGGALAGAAINHRNRGKGALIGAVGGGLAGVAVGSYMDNQRKDLEKVLAGEREVGAIDIDRLPDHVLRVTMTGATAFDTNSTAIKSGFMPTLNRIADVVNRYGKTSLTIVGHTDSVGSDASNMDLSNRRAQAVEQYLEGQRVHPERLTAYGKGESEPRTSNDSEQGRALNRRVEVLIVPVVQG from the coding sequence ATGAAGAAAGTAAACAGCGGTATTGCCCTCGGCTTGTTGGTTGCGTTGGCGATCAGTGCCTGTGCAACGGACGAGTACGGGCGTTCGCGGCCGTTGACCAATGCTGAAACCGGCGCGATTGTCGGCTCGGTGGGGGGGGCCTTGGCCGGCGCGGCGATCAACCACCGAAACCGCGGCAAGGGGGCCTTGATCGGTGCGGTTGGTGGCGGGCTGGCGGGTGTCGCCGTGGGAAGCTATATGGATAACCAGCGCAAGGATCTGGAAAAGGTGCTGGCCGGTGAGCGCGAGGTGGGTGCGATCGACATCGACAGGTTGCCGGACCATGTCCTGCGCGTGACGATGACCGGGGCGACTGCGTTCGACACCAATTCCACCGCGATCAAGAGTGGATTCATGCCGACGCTGAACAGGATCGCCGATGTGGTGAACCGTTATGGCAAGACTTCGTTGACCATCGTCGGCCATACCGACAGCGTCGGTTCGGATGCGAGCAATATGGATCTGTCCAACCGCCGTGCCCAGGCTGTCGAGCAATACCTCGAGGGGCAGCGGGTGCATCCCGAGCGGCTGACTGCCTACGGTAAGGGTGAGTCGGAGCCGCGCACGAGCAACGATAGCGAGCAGGGGCGCGCGCTGAACCGCCGTGTCGAGGTGCTGATCGTCCCCGTCGTGCAGGGGTGA
- a CDS encoding AAA family ATPase, whose translation MLIRVSSWPGVASRATCRKNWPPNSFGCGFGPRRNCSNNYQPLANPVIVLDELDKTDQQRQYDPLAALYTLLEPRSARDFIDLSIRDFAIDAGHVNWIATANSTEGIPAPLLSRMTVLHVQAPTPAQVAHIARQMYGRMRAESPWGSGFAPTLDEQVVDKLKNLPPRTVGLALKRALGRAAREERDHIRVGDLPDQVASTRKPMGFLA comes from the coding sequence ATGCTGATCAGGGTCTCTTCGTGGCCTGGGGTGGCTTCAAGGGCAACGTGCAGAAAGAACTGGCCTCCCAATTCTTTCGGCTGCGGCTTTGGACCCAGAAGGAACTGCTCGAACAACTACCAGCCGCTGGCCAATCCGGTGATCGTGCTGGACGAGCTCGACAAGACCGACCAGCAACGTCAGTACGACCCACTCGCGGCGCTCTACACCCTTTTGGAACCTCGCAGCGCGCGAGACTTCATCGACCTCTCGATCCGCGATTTCGCCATCGATGCCGGCCACGTGAACTGGATCGCCACGGCCAATAGCACCGAAGGCATCCCGGCGCCGCTGCTGTCGCGCATGACGGTGCTGCACGTGCAGGCCCCTACGCCAGCGCAGGTGGCCCACATCGCTCGACAGATGTATGGCCGTATGCGGGCCGAGAGCCCTTGGGGGTCAGGTTTTGCTCCAACGCTGGACGAGCAGGTGGTGGACAAGCTGAAGAACTTGCCGCCGAGAACCGTGGGGCTGGCGTTGAAGCGCGCGCTGGGACGTGCTGCGCGGGAGGAGCGGGATCACATCCGCGTCGGCGACCTGCCAGACCAAGTCGCCTCAACTAGGAAGCCCATGGGGTTCTTGGCATAG
- a CDS encoding Abi family protein: MSYPKPWKSYADQLDQLIGRGMVVTDRARALDYLERIGYYRLSGYWFAFRERSEPLCLLDEHGRKPKKVREERIALDAFRAGTTFQNAVDLYVFDKQLRLLVMDALERIEVALRVDVSHTLGQLDRFAYLKPELFHDEFSVKLDKDSGVTRHHEWLGKHAQLIGRSREEFVRHNRTKYGLPLAIWVACEVWDFGTLSTLFNGLREAEQDAIASQYGVSNGRVFATWLRSLNYLRNVCAHHSRLWNRNIVDQPKLPSSAEQAWATSFETDAHARARCFLLLKITRHLLGVVNPRSSWPDRMKAHLLAFPDLSHLGLNLAGMGAPGGWEADW; encoded by the coding sequence GTGAGCTATCCCAAACCCTGGAAGAGCTATGCCGATCAACTGGACCAGTTGATCGGCCGGGGCATGGTCGTCACCGACCGAGCTCGGGCGCTGGACTACCTGGAGCGCATTGGCTACTACCGCCTCAGCGGCTACTGGTTCGCGTTTCGCGAGCGCAGCGAGCCTTTATGCCTGCTCGATGAGCACGGTCGCAAGCCGAAGAAGGTTCGCGAAGAGCGCATCGCACTCGATGCCTTCCGGGCTGGGACCACCTTCCAGAATGCGGTGGACCTGTACGTGTTTGACAAGCAGCTTCGGCTGCTGGTCATGGACGCGCTGGAACGCATCGAAGTCGCGCTGCGCGTGGACGTGTCCCACACCCTTGGGCAACTTGACCGCTTTGCCTACCTCAAGCCCGAGCTCTTCCACGACGAGTTCAGCGTCAAGTTGGACAAGGATTCCGGCGTCACCCGGCACCACGAGTGGCTGGGCAAGCATGCCCAGTTGATCGGCCGATCCAGGGAAGAATTCGTTCGGCACAACCGGACGAAATATGGCCTACCACTGGCGATCTGGGTGGCCTGCGAGGTGTGGGACTTCGGCACGCTTTCGACGCTGTTCAACGGCCTTCGCGAGGCCGAGCAAGACGCGATTGCCAGCCAGTACGGCGTGAGCAACGGCCGGGTGTTCGCGACTTGGCTGCGAAGCCTGAATTATCTGCGCAATGTCTGTGCGCACCACAGCCGTCTCTGGAATCGGAACATCGTCGATCAGCCGAAGCTGCCGTCGTCTGCAGAGCAGGCTTGGGCCACATCGTTTGAGACCGATGCGCACGCGCGGGCACGCTGCTTCTTGCTCTTGAAGATCACCCGACATCTGCTGGGCGTGGTCAATCCTCGGTCGAGCTGGCCTGATCGGATGAAAGCGCATCTGCTCGCCTTCCCCGATCTCTCTCACCTCGGCCTGAACCTGGCGGGCATGGGCGCCCCTGGTGGGTGGGAGGCAGACTGGTGA
- a CDS encoding type I restriction-modification system subunit M, with the protein MTDLEKQKLGKTLWAIADQLRGAMNADDFRDYMLAFLFLRYLSDNYETAAKKELGSEYPKLLPEDRLSPLSFWYADNAADVPEFEKQMRRKVHYVIEPPYLWDNIVEMARIQDDDLLTTLQSGFKHIETESFASTFKGLFSEINLASEKLGKTLKERNARLCKIIAEIAKGLRQFSTDSDTLGDAYEYLIGQFAAGSGKKAGEFYTPQPISTILSAIVTLDGQEPATGQRSHLDSVLDFACGSGSLLLNVRHRMGPHGIGKIHGQEKNITTYNLARMNMLLHGVKDSEFDIFHGDTLLNEWDALRETNPAKIPKFDAVVANPPFSYRWEPSESLSEDMRFKNYGLAPKSAADFAFLLHGFHFLKQDGVMAIILPHGVLFRGGAEARIRTKLIKDGHIDTVIGLPANLFFSTGIPVCILVLKKCKKPDDVLFINAAEEYDKAKRQNVLQPEHINKIIGTYQFRKEEQRYSRRVSMEEIEKNDFNLNISRYVSTAEDEEEIDLAKVHAELVTLDQKIKTATQQHNEFLKELGLPLLP; encoded by the coding sequence ATGACCGATCTCGAAAAACAAAAACTGGGCAAGACCCTCTGGGCAATTGCCGACCAACTGCGCGGCGCCATGAACGCGGATGACTTCCGCGACTACATGCTGGCTTTTCTGTTTCTCCGTTATCTTTCGGATAACTATGAAACCGCAGCGAAAAAGGAACTGGGGAGTGAATATCCGAAACTGCTCCCAGAAGATCGGCTGAGCCCGCTGTCGTTTTGGTACGCCGACAACGCGGCCGATGTGCCTGAGTTTGAGAAGCAGATGCGCCGCAAAGTGCATTACGTGATTGAGCCGCCCTATCTTTGGGACAACATTGTGGAGATGGCTCGGATTCAAGATGATGATCTGCTCACAACGCTGCAATCGGGCTTTAAACACATCGAAACGGAGTCCTTTGCTAGCACATTCAAAGGTTTGTTTTCGGAAATCAACCTCGCCTCCGAAAAGCTGGGGAAGACGCTTAAAGAACGCAATGCGCGTCTGTGCAAGATCATTGCCGAAATCGCCAAGGGCCTGCGCCAGTTCTCGACCGACAGCGACACGCTGGGCGATGCCTATGAGTACCTGATCGGCCAGTTCGCAGCAGGCTCGGGCAAGAAGGCGGGCGAGTTCTACACCCCACAACCCATCTCTACCATCCTGTCGGCCATCGTCACGCTGGACGGGCAAGAGCCTGCGACGGGCCAGCGCTCGCATCTGGACAGCGTGCTCGACTTTGCTTGCGGCTCGGGCTCGCTGCTGCTGAACGTGCGCCACCGCATGGGGCCGCATGGCATCGGCAAGATTCATGGGCAGGAGAAGAACATCACCACCTACAACCTGGCGCGCATGAACATGCTGCTGCACGGGGTGAAGGATTCGGAGTTCGACATCTTTCACGGCGACACCCTGCTCAATGAATGGGATGCCCTGCGCGAGACCAATCCGGCCAAGATTCCAAAGTTTGATGCGGTGGTGGCCAACCCACCGTTCAGCTACCGCTGGGAGCCCTCGGAATCGCTAAGCGAAGACATGCGCTTCAAGAACTATGGTCTGGCGCCCAAGTCGGCAGCGGACTTCGCGTTCCTGCTGCATGGCTTCCACTTCTTGAAGCAGGACGGCGTGATGGCCATCATCCTGCCGCACGGGGTATTGTTCCGGGGTGGCGCCGAGGCCCGCATCCGCACCAAGCTGATCAAGGACGGACACATCGACACGGTGATTGGCCTGCCCGCCAACCTGTTCTTCTCCACGGGTATCCCGGTCTGCATCCTGGTGCTGAAGAAGTGCAAGAAGCCGGACGACGTGCTGTTCATCAATGCCGCCGAGGAGTACGACAAGGCCAAGCGGCAGAACGTGCTCCAGCCTGAGCACATCAACAAGATCATCGGCACCTACCAGTTCCGCAAGGAAGAGCAGCGCTACTCGCGTCGGGTAAGTATGGAAGAAATCGAGAAGAACGATTTCAACCTGAACATCTCGCGCTACGTGAGCACTGCGGAGGACGAAGAAGAGATCGATTTGGCGAAGGTGCATGCGGAGTTGGTCACCTTGGATCAGAAGATCAAGACCGCCACACAGCAGCACAACGAGTTCCTCAAGGAGCTGGGGCTGCCATTGCTGCCCTGA
- a CDS encoding AAA family ATPase yields MKPGQTFADLPALVTHLRTELENKKTIVLYAYNGTGKTRLSMAFKDAGKKTIQRPLSVGDHVGQPLTITETVGDTLYFNAFTEDLFHWDNDLEGDSDRRLTLNADSRFFAGLAELEMDNRIRPLLQRYADFDFRIDTQEWAVRFSRMVNGEVIDNIKVSRGEENLFVWCFFLAVMRLAMDPEIESYRWVKYVYIDDPISSLDEHNAISVGNHLVQLLNKADNPLKVVISSHHPLFFNVMHNELGVRTSKKVSAHFLSRSKTDGSYALAYTGATPFFHHVAVLTDLYQAAQSGELYTYHFNMLRSVLEKSASFHGFSKFSACIPTDDADDPEGVLHARLINILSHGDYSLFEPVPMGDENKEHFKTILDGFLNRYPFNPDLLPQPAPAAGPVGNP; encoded by the coding sequence ATGAAACCGGGGCAGACTTTCGCCGATCTGCCAGCGCTAGTCACCCATCTGCGCACAGAACTGGAGAACAAGAAAACCATCGTCCTGTATGCCTACAACGGCACTGGCAAAACACGGCTGTCGATGGCTTTCAAGGATGCAGGCAAAAAGACGATCCAGCGTCCCCTTTCAGTCGGTGATCATGTGGGGCAGCCCCTGACAATCACAGAGACCGTAGGTGATACGCTTTACTTCAACGCCTTCACCGAAGACCTCTTCCACTGGGACAACGACCTAGAGGGTGACAGCGACCGCAGGCTGACGCTGAACGCTGATTCGCGCTTCTTCGCCGGTTTGGCGGAACTGGAGATGGACAACCGAATCCGGCCATTGCTACAGCGTTACGCGGACTTTGATTTCCGTATCGACACCCAGGAATGGGCGGTGCGGTTCTCGCGCATGGTGAACGGGGAGGTCATCGACAACATCAAGGTGTCGCGCGGCGAAGAGAACCTCTTCGTATGGTGCTTCTTCCTCGCCGTCATGCGGCTGGCGATGGACCCGGAGATCGAGTCCTACCGCTGGGTGAAATACGTCTACATCGACGACCCGATTTCATCGCTCGATGAGCACAATGCCATCTCGGTGGGTAACCACTTGGTGCAGTTGTTGAACAAGGCGGACAACCCGCTGAAGGTAGTGATCTCGTCGCACCATCCCCTGTTCTTCAATGTGATGCACAACGAGCTGGGTGTGCGCACTTCAAAGAAGGTGTCGGCCCACTTCTTATCGCGATCCAAAACGGATGGCTCATACGCCCTGGCCTATACCGGGGCGACTCCATTTTTCCACCACGTGGCGGTGCTGACGGACCTGTACCAGGCGGCCCAGTCGGGCGAGCTGTACACCTACCACTTCAACATGCTGCGTTCGGTGCTGGAGAAGTCTGCGAGCTTTCATGGCTTCTCGAAGTTCTCGGCCTGCATCCCGACTGACGATGCTGACGACCCGGAAGGCGTGCTGCATGCGCGGCTTATCAACATCCTGAGCCACGGCGACTATTCCTTGTTCGAGCCCGTGCCAATGGGGGACGAGAACAAGGAGCACTTCAAGACGATTCTGGATGGCTTCCTTAATCGCTACCCGTTTAACCCCGATTTGCTCCCCCAGCCTGCACCGGCTGCTGGGCCAGTAGGTAACCCATGA
- a CDS encoding restriction endonuclease subunit S: MSEVNNKAKSALVPKLRFPEFRDAAVWKLEPMGTLAKRRTVKNTVVEHVRVLTNSAEFGVMDQRDYFEKDIANQGNLDGYYIVEKGDYVYNPRISANAPVGPISKNNIGVGVMSPLYTVFRFNNPNNDFFAHYFKSTHWHHYMRQASSTGARHDRISITSDAFMGLPVPVSTPKEEQKISDCLSSLDELIAAESQKLETLKAQKQGLMKSLMPVEDETVPRLRFPEFRNAKDWKENRLEDLAKRGSGHTPSKAHPEYYGGGIKWVSLADSKRLDAGLIEETETEISAAGIENSSAVLHPAGSVLLSRDAGVGKSAVMGSDMAVSQHFIVWTCKPDRLYNWFLYYSLQHKKPLFERVATGSTIKTIGLPFFVDMKLALPTLPEQKMIADCLASLDLRITAQAKRVDALRAHKKGLVQQLFPALEEVQE, from the coding sequence ATGAGCGAAGTCAACAATAAAGCAAAGTCGGCACTGGTGCCCAAGCTAAGGTTTCCGGAGTTCCGGGATGCTGCCGTATGGAAGTTAGAGCCTATGGGCACGTTAGCAAAGCGCCGCACTGTCAAAAATACTGTGGTCGAGCACGTACGCGTACTGACCAATTCCGCAGAGTTTGGCGTGATGGATCAGCGTGACTACTTCGAGAAGGACATTGCCAATCAGGGAAATCTTGACGGTTATTACATTGTGGAAAAAGGGGATTATGTTTATAACCCGCGCATTTCCGCGAACGCGCCAGTCGGACCAATTTCCAAAAACAATATTGGCGTCGGCGTCATGTCGCCCCTATACACAGTCTTTCGGTTTAATAACCCTAACAACGATTTCTTTGCCCATTATTTTAAATCAACGCATTGGCATCATTACATGCGCCAGGCGTCAAGTACCGGGGCAAGACATGACCGCATAAGTATCACAAGCGATGCCTTTATGGGCTTGCCAGTCCCCGTCTCCACACCAAAGGAAGAACAGAAGATCTCTGATTGCCTGTCGTCCCTTGATGAACTTATCGCAGCAGAAAGCCAGAAGCTCGAAACCCTCAAGGCACAAAAGCAAGGCTTGATGAAAAGTCTCATGCCTGTTGAGGATGAGACCGTTCCGCGCTTACGATTCCCCGAATTTCGAAATGCAAAGGATTGGAAAGAAAACCGCCTGGAGGACTTGGCAAAGCGCGGCTCAGGACATACACCGAGCAAAGCACACCCTGAATACTATGGCGGCGGCATCAAGTGGGTGTCACTCGCCGATTCCAAGCGCCTCGATGCTGGCCTCATTGAGGAAACGGAAACGGAAATTTCAGCTGCTGGCATTGAAAACTCATCCGCTGTCTTGCATCCGGCGGGGTCAGTGCTCCTGAGTCGAGACGCAGGCGTTGGAAAGAGCGCCGTCATGGGTTCAGATATGGCGGTGAGTCAGCACTTCATCGTGTGGACCTGCAAGCCGGACAGGCTTTACAACTGGTTCCTTTATTACTCGCTACAACATAAGAAGCCGCTATTCGAGAGGGTTGCCACCGGAAGCACCATCAAAACCATAGGGCTTCCGTTTTTTGTTGACATGAAACTAGCTCTGCCAACATTGCCTGAGCAAAAGATGATTGCCGATTGTCTGGCTTCTCTCGACTTGCGAATTACCGCACAGGCGAAAAGAGTCGATGCGCTCAGAGCCCACAAGAAGGGCTTAGTGCAACAGCTATTCCCAGCGCTTGAAGAGGTACAGGAATGA
- a CDS encoding type I restriction endonuclease subunit R, whose amino-acid sequence MTTTEHQIELDLIAKLGDLKYTYRPDIRDRAVLEANFRAKFEALNRVRLTDSEFQRLLDSIITPDVYNAAQTLRSINAFERDDGTPLNYTLVNIRDWCKNDFEVVNQLRMNTDNSHHRYDVMLLINGVPVVQIELKTLAVSPRRAMQQIVDYKGDPGNGYGKTLLCFLQLFIVSNRTDTWYFANNNARHFSFNADERFLPVYQFASEDNKKVTQLDSFAEKFLAKCTLGQMISRYMVLVASEQKLLMMRPYQIYAVKAIVECIHQNCGNGYIWHTTGSGKTLTSFKASTLLKDNPDIDKCLFVVDRKDLDRQTREEFNRFQEGCVEENTNTEALVRRLLSDDYADKVIVTTIQKLGLALDENSKRNKQKEKQGRETYKQRLEPLREQRVVFIFDECHRSQFGDNHKAIKEFFPNAQLFGFTGTPIFKENATAVQIEGQQASYRTTDDLFQRCLHEYTITHAIEDQNVLKFHIDFFKPEGKKPPKPGEGLPKAKVIETILTKHDAATNGRKFNAVLATASINDAIEYFEAFKELQEKKQAEDYGFVPLNVACVFSPPADGNKDVQQIQEDLPQEKADNQQDPEGKKAALTRIMADYNARFGTNHRIAEFDLYYQDVQKRIKDQQYPNADLPHGQKIDITIVVDMLLTGFDSKYLNTLYVDKNLKYHGLIQAFSRTNRVLNDSKPYGNVLDFRQQQKPVEEAIALFSGEKTDNPREIWLVDPAPKVIDTLQAATQQLEDFMQSQGLTNAPEDVANLKGDAARSQFVNLFKEMQRLKTQLDQYTDLSEEQKAQITQIAPPDQMLGLKGVYLETAKRLKALQDRDQTPPEVQQLDFEFVLFASAVIDYDYIMGLIARMTQQKPGKLTLNREQLIGLIQADAKFIDDRDDIAEYIRGLPVGQALDEDAIRQGFDRFKAEKKSRALSEMAQRHGLGADALQGFVDGVLRRRIFDGEALSELMAPLDLGWKARTQKELALMEELTPLLHKLAQGQEISGLSAYEQ is encoded by the coding sequence ATGACGACCACAGAACACCAAATCGAGCTTGACCTGATCGCCAAGCTCGGTGACCTCAAATACACCTACCGCCCTGACATTCGCGACCGAGCTGTGCTGGAAGCCAACTTCCGCGCCAAGTTCGAAGCGCTCAACCGGGTGCGGTTGACCGACAGCGAGTTCCAACGCCTGTTGGACAGCATCATCACGCCCGACGTCTACAACGCGGCCCAAACGCTGCGCAGCATCAACGCCTTCGAGCGCGACGACGGCACACCGCTGAACTACACCCTGGTGAACATTCGGGACTGGTGCAAGAACGACTTCGAGGTCGTCAACCAGCTGCGCATGAACACCGACAACAGCCATCACCGCTACGACGTGATGCTGCTCATCAACGGCGTGCCAGTGGTGCAGATTGAGCTGAAGACGCTGGCGGTCAGCCCGCGCCGCGCCATGCAGCAGATCGTCGATTACAAGGGCGACCCCGGCAACGGCTATGGCAAGACGCTGCTGTGCTTCTTGCAGCTCTTCATCGTCAGCAACCGCACAGACACCTGGTACTTCGCCAACAACAACGCCCGGCACTTCAGTTTCAATGCCGATGAGCGCTTCTTGCCGGTCTACCAGTTCGCCAGCGAGGACAACAAGAAGGTCACCCAGCTCGATAGCTTCGCCGAGAAGTTCCTGGCCAAGTGCACCCTAGGCCAGATGATCAGCCGCTACATGGTGCTGGTCGCCAGCGAGCAGAAGCTGCTGATGATGCGGCCGTACCAAATCTATGCCGTCAAAGCCATCGTGGAGTGCATCCACCAGAACTGCGGCAACGGCTACATCTGGCACACCACCGGCTCGGGCAAGACCCTGACCTCGTTCAAGGCGTCCACCCTGCTCAAAGACAACCCGGACATCGACAAGTGCCTGTTCGTGGTTGACCGCAAGGACCTGGATCGGCAGACACGCGAAGAATTCAACCGGTTCCAGGAAGGCTGCGTCGAAGAGAACACCAACACCGAGGCGCTGGTGCGCCGCCTGCTGTCTGACGACTACGCCGACAAGGTGATCGTCACCACCATCCAGAAGCTCGGCCTGGCGCTGGACGAGAACAGCAAGCGCAACAAGCAGAAGGAAAAGCAGGGCCGGGAGACCTACAAGCAGCGTCTGGAGCCCCTGCGGGAACAGCGCGTGGTGTTCATCTTCGATGAGTGCCACCGCTCGCAGTTCGGCGACAACCACAAGGCCATCAAGGAGTTCTTCCCGAATGCTCAGTTGTTCGGCTTCACCGGCACTCCGATCTTCAAAGAGAACGCCACTGCAGTGCAGATAGAAGGCCAGCAGGCTAGCTACCGCACCACGGACGACCTGTTCCAGCGCTGCCTTCACGAGTACACGATCACACACGCCATTGAAGACCAGAACGTCTTGAAGTTCCACATCGACTTCTTCAAGCCCGAGGGAAAGAAGCCGCCCAAGCCGGGCGAGGGGCTGCCGAAAGCCAAGGTCATCGAGACCATCCTGACCAAGCACGATGCCGCCACCAACGGGCGCAAGTTCAATGCCGTGCTGGCCACCGCCAGCATCAATGACGCCATCGAATACTTCGAGGCTTTCAAGGAGCTGCAGGAAAAAAAGCAGGCCGAGGATTACGGCTTCGTTCCACTGAACGTGGCCTGTGTGTTCTCTCCCCCCGCCGACGGCAACAAGGATGTGCAGCAGATTCAGGAAGACCTGCCACAGGAGAAGGCCGACAACCAGCAGGACCCGGAAGGCAAGAAAGCCGCGCTCACGCGCATCATGGCCGACTACAACGCGCGCTTTGGCACCAACCACCGCATCGCCGAGTTCGACCTGTACTACCAGGACGTGCAGAAGCGAATCAAGGACCAGCAGTACCCCAATGCCGATCTGCCGCATGGCCAGAAGATCGACATTACCATCGTGGTGGACATGCTACTTACTGGCTTCGACTCTAAGTACCTGAACACCCTGTACGTGGACAAGAACCTCAAGTACCACGGCCTGATCCAGGCGTTCTCGCGCACCAACCGCGTCTTGAACGACAGCAAGCCCTACGGCAATGTGCTCGACTTCCGCCAGCAGCAAAAGCCTGTGGAAGAGGCCATCGCGCTGTTCTCGGGCGAGAAGACCGACAACCCGCGCGAAATCTGGCTGGTTGACCCAGCACCCAAGGTAATCGACACCTTACAAGCCGCCACGCAACAGCTGGAGGACTTCATGCAGTCACAAGGGCTGACGAACGCCCCAGAAGACGTTGCCAACCTGAAGGGCGATGCCGCGCGCAGCCAGTTCGTCAACCTTTTCAAGGAAATGCAGCGCCTCAAGACGCAGCTGGATCAGTACACCGACCTTTCGGAAGAACAGAAAGCGCAGATCACCCAGATTGCGCCGCCTGACCAGATGCTGGGCCTCAAGGGCGTGTACCTGGAAACCGCCAAGCGCTTGAAGGCCCTGCAAGACCGCGACCAAACCCCGCCCGAAGTGCAGCAGCTCGATTTCGAGTTCGTGCTCTTCGCCTCGGCGGTAATCGACTACGACTACATCATGGGCCTGATTGCCCGGATGACTCAGCAGAAGCCCGGCAAGCTGACCTTGAACCGCGAGCAGCTCATCGGCCTGATCCAGGCCGATGCCAAGTTCATCGACGACCGCGACGACATCGCCGAATACATCCGCGGCTTGCCCGTGGGCCAGGCCCTGGACGAAGACGCCATTCGCCAAGGCTTTGATCGCTTCAAGGCGGAGAAGAAGAGCCGGGCGCTGTCCGAGATGGCACAACGCCATGGCCTGGGGGCCGATGCGCTGCAAGGCTTCGTCGATGGCGTGCTGCGCCGCCGCATCTTTGATGGCGAAGCGCTGAGCGAGCTGATGGCGCCGCTGGACCTGGGCTGGAAGGCCCGCACGCAGAAGGAACTGGCGTTGATGGAAGAACTGACGCCGCTGCTACACAAACTGGCGCAAGGGCAAGAGATTTCCGGGCTGAGTGCTTATGAGCAGTGA